A window of the Vibrio fluvialis genome harbors these coding sequences:
- the ubiA gene encoding 4-hydroxybenzoate octaprenyltransferase, with protein MIAAKARAYWQLTRMDRPIGSLLLLWPTIWALILAARGMPDLKVLAVFVIGVFAMRSAGCVINDFADRKVDGHVKRTAQRPLPAGKVTAREAFTLFLVLSLLSFLLVLTMNPLTIKLSFAGLVLAFIYPFMKRYTHLPQFFLGLAFSWSIPMAWAAQAGELPLVAWYLFVINVLWTVAYDTQYAMVDRDDDLLIGVKSTAILFGRFDKLIIGVLQLLTVAMLIALGYSYQLGASYYWGLLAASGLFVYQQHLIRHRERMPCFQAFLNNNYVGMAVAVGLFISFL; from the coding sequence ATGATCGCTGCAAAAGCCCGCGCGTACTGGCAGTTAACGCGCATGGATCGTCCGATTGGCTCACTATTGCTGTTGTGGCCGACGATTTGGGCTCTGATTTTAGCTGCGCGCGGCATGCCGGATTTGAAGGTACTGGCCGTGTTTGTGATTGGTGTGTTTGCCATGCGCTCGGCGGGGTGTGTGATCAACGATTTCGCTGACCGCAAAGTCGATGGACATGTCAAACGAACGGCGCAGCGTCCGTTACCTGCGGGTAAAGTCACGGCGCGTGAAGCGTTTACGCTGTTTCTGGTGTTGTCGTTGCTGTCTTTTCTGCTAGTTCTGACCATGAATCCGCTGACGATCAAACTGTCGTTTGCTGGCCTGGTACTGGCATTCATCTATCCGTTTATGAAGCGCTATACTCATCTGCCGCAATTCTTTCTGGGATTGGCATTCAGCTGGTCGATTCCGATGGCGTGGGCTGCTCAGGCGGGAGAGTTGCCGCTGGTCGCATGGTATCTGTTTGTCATAAACGTGCTGTGGACGGTGGCGTATGACACTCAATATGCGATGGTGGACCGAGATGATGACCTGCTGATTGGCGTGAAATCCACGGCGATTTTGTTCGGCCGCTTTGACAAGTTGATCATCGGGGTGCTGCAATTACTGACCGTCGCCATGTTGATTGCGTTGGGTTACAGCTACCAATTGGGCGCCAGCTACTACTGGGGATTGCTGGCGGCCAGTGGCCTGTTTGTGTATCAGCAGCATTTGATTCGCCATCGCGAACGTATGCCGTGTTTTCAGGCTTTCCTCAACAACAACTACGTCGGTATGGCGGTTGCTGTGGGCCTGTTTATCTCTTTCCTGTAA
- the plsB gene encoding glycerol-3-phosphate 1-O-acyltransferase PlsB, whose amino-acid sequence MSSGHSFSRSLLKLPLSVLVKGTAIPSNPIDDLDIDINKPIVYALPFRSNVDLLTLQTHALQAGLPDPLEPLTINGQTLKRYVFISSRPTLLQDDNYVPTDSIATFSELLSLHQTDSELDVQVIPATVLWGRKPGKEGRERPYLQALNGPQKAKAVFTAGRDCLVRFSPVVSLRYMADSHGTDASIAHKLARVARIHFSRQKLAASGPNLPQRYQLFQRLMNSPAIEKAIADEAASKNISLEKARKEAHDMLDEIAADFSYSLVKKGDRILGWLWNRIYQGLNINNAATVRRLAQDGHEIVYVPCHRSHMDYLLLSYVLYHEGMVPPHIAAGINLNFFPAGPIFRRGGAFFIRRSFKGNKLYSTIFREYLAELFAKGYAVEYFSEGGRSRTGRLLQAKTGMLAMTIQAMLRGLNRPVTLVPVYIGYEHVMEVGTYAKELRGKRKEKENASLVLRTIRKLRNFGQGYVNFGEPIPLNQFLNEQVPEWTQDIDPMGASKPQWMTPVVNKLATKMMTHINDAAAANAMTLCATALLASRQRALARDNLVKQIDCYLQLLRNVPYSSTFTVPQDNAESLVQHAESLDKFVVETDTMGDIISLDRNQSILMTYYRNNIIHLLALPSLIAQMLIRQQQMPVEQIQTCVAKVYPFLKQELFLSYDESQLDDVVMHYLAELQRQELVTLDNGVATINQSKTQVLMLLGRTISETLQRYAIALNLLVANPDLGKSDLENKSQEIAQRLGRLHGINAPEFFDKGVFSALFVTLKQQGYLDSDGNCHLEQTKHFSRMLYTMLYPEVRLTIQESICQVE is encoded by the coding sequence ATGTCTTCCGGACACTCATTTTCGCGTTCCTTGTTAAAGTTACCACTGTCTGTGTTGGTAAAGGGAACCGCCATTCCATCCAATCCGATAGATGATCTCGACATCGATATTAACAAGCCGATTGTCTACGCACTACCGTTTCGCTCCAATGTCGATCTGCTGACGCTGCAAACACACGCACTGCAGGCTGGTCTGCCCGATCCACTTGAGCCGCTGACCATCAACGGCCAGACACTCAAGCGTTACGTGTTTATCTCTTCGCGCCCAACGTTGCTGCAGGATGATAACTATGTTCCAACCGACTCCATCGCAACGTTCAGCGAGCTGTTGAGCCTGCATCAAACCGATTCAGAGCTGGATGTGCAGGTCATTCCTGCCACTGTGCTGTGGGGACGCAAACCGGGCAAAGAAGGCCGCGAACGTCCTTATCTGCAGGCACTCAATGGCCCACAAAAAGCCAAAGCGGTGTTTACTGCCGGACGTGATTGCCTGGTGCGTTTCAGCCCGGTGGTCTCGCTGCGCTACATGGCCGACTCACACGGCACCGATGCATCAATTGCCCACAAACTGGCACGCGTAGCGCGGATTCACTTCTCGCGTCAGAAGCTGGCAGCGTCAGGCCCTAACCTGCCGCAACGCTATCAGCTGTTCCAGCGTTTGATGAACTCTCCGGCGATTGAGAAAGCCATCGCGGATGAAGCGGCATCAAAAAACATTTCGCTGGAAAAAGCGCGTAAAGAAGCGCACGACATGCTTGATGAGATTGCGGCCGACTTCTCCTACTCACTGGTGAAAAAAGGCGATCGCATTCTGGGCTGGTTGTGGAACCGTATTTATCAGGGCCTGAACATCAATAACGCCGCGACCGTGCGTCGCCTGGCGCAAGATGGTCACGAGATTGTGTATGTGCCGTGTCACCGCAGTCACATGGACTACCTGCTGCTGTCGTACGTGTTGTATCACGAAGGCATGGTACCGCCGCACATTGCTGCGGGGATTAACCTCAACTTCTTCCCGGCGGGTCCGATTTTCCGTCGTGGCGGCGCGTTCTTTATCCGCCGCAGCTTTAAAGGCAACAAACTGTACTCGACGATTTTCCGTGAATATCTGGCCGAGCTGTTTGCCAAAGGCTATGCGGTTGAATATTTCAGCGAAGGTGGCCGTTCACGTACGGGTCGTCTGCTGCAGGCCAAAACCGGCATGCTGGCGATGACCATTCAGGCTATGCTGCGCGGGCTCAACCGCCCGGTCACGCTGGTCCCAGTGTACATCGGCTATGAGCACGTGATGGAAGTGGGCACTTACGCCAAAGAGCTGCGCGGCAAACGTAAAGAGAAAGAGAATGCCAGCCTGGTGCTGCGCACCATTCGCAAACTGCGCAACTTCGGCCAGGGTTATGTCAACTTTGGTGAGCCGATTCCACTCAATCAGTTCCTGAATGAGCAAGTGCCAGAGTGGACTCAGGATATCGATCCGATGGGCGCCAGCAAACCACAATGGATGACACCGGTGGTAAACAAGCTCGCGACTAAGATGATGACGCACATTAACGATGCGGCCGCGGCTAACGCAATGACGCTGTGTGCCACAGCGCTACTGGCGTCCCGTCAGCGCGCACTGGCACGTGACAATCTGGTCAAGCAGATCGACTGTTACCTGCAACTGCTGCGCAACGTGCCTTACTCCAGTACATTCACCGTGCCGCAAGATAATGCCGAAAGCCTGGTGCAACACGCGGAGTCGCTGGATAAATTTGTGGTAGAAACCGACACCATGGGCGACATCATTTCGCTCGATCGCAATCAGTCGATTCTGATGACTTACTACCGCAACAACATCATTCATTTACTGGCGCTGCCATCACTGATTGCGCAGATGCTGATCCGCCAGCAGCAGATGCCAGTTGAGCAGATTCAGACGTGCGTCGCAAAGGTGTACCCGTTCCTCAAACAGGAGTTGTTCCTCAGCTACGACGAGTCGCAGCTGGATGATGTGGTGATGCACTATCTGGCCGAGCTGCAACGTCAGGAACTGGTGACGTTGGACAATGGCGTTGCCACCATCAACCAGTCCAAAACTCAGGTGTTGATGCTGCTGGGCCGCACGATTTCGGAAACGCTGCAACGTTACGCGATTGCGCTTAACTTGCTGGTTGCCAATCCGGACCTGGGCAAATCGGACCTGGAAAACAAGAGCCAGGAAATTGCGCAGCGTCTGGGTCGCCTGCATGGCATCAACGCGCCGGAATTTTTCGATAAGGGCGTGTTCTCCGCGCTGTTCGTCACGCTAAAACAGCAAGGCTACCTCGACAGCGACGGTAACTGCCATCTGGAACAGACCAAACACTTCTCGCGCATGCTCTATACCATGCTCTATCCGGAAGTGCGTCTGACCATTCAGGAAAGTATCTGTCAGGTTGAATAA
- a CDS encoding diacylglycerol kinase: protein MHQKNPQGIKRVIKATRYSYQGLCAAFKNEAAFREEVILACVLVPLAVWLDVSQLERMLMIGSVLLVMVVELLNSAVEAVVDRIGPEHHELAGRAKDMGSAAVFIAMVISGYIWVEALFI, encoded by the coding sequence GTGCATCAGAAAAATCCTCAAGGAATCAAACGCGTCATCAAGGCTACGCGCTACTCATATCAAGGGCTCTGTGCGGCGTTTAAAAACGAAGCTGCTTTTCGTGAAGAAGTCATCCTCGCCTGCGTACTTGTTCCGCTGGCGGTGTGGCTCGACGTCTCTCAACTGGAACGCATGCTGATGATTGGCAGCGTATTGTTGGTGATGGTGGTGGAACTGCTTAACAGCGCAGTGGAAGCGGTGGTGGATCGCATCGGCCCGGAACATCACGAACTGGCCGGACGTGCCAAAGATATGGGCTCAGCGGCGGTCTTTATCGCGATGGTCATCAGTGGCTACATCTGGGTGGAAGCGCTGTTTATCTAA
- the lexA gene encoding transcriptional repressor LexA, whose translation MKPLTPRQQEVFDLIRSKIDETGMPPTRAEIARELGFRSANAAEEHLKALARKQVIEIVPGASRGIRILVDAANDSADDVGLPLIGRVAAGEPILAQEHVEAHYQVDPAMFRPQADFLLRVHGESMKNIGIMDGDLLAVHKTQDVHNGQVVVARVEDDVTVKRLERKGAKVLLHAENEEFAPIEVDLSCQELTIEGIAVGIIRNTDWM comes from the coding sequence ATGAAGCCGTTGACGCCACGCCAACAAGAAGTGTTCGATCTTATCAGAAGCAAGATCGATGAAACCGGAATGCCACCCACTCGTGCTGAAATTGCGCGTGAACTGGGTTTCCGTTCTGCCAATGCGGCGGAAGAGCATTTGAAAGCTCTGGCACGTAAACAAGTGATTGAAATCGTACCGGGCGCCTCTCGCGGTATCCGTATTCTGGTGGACGCGGCGAACGACAGTGCTGATGACGTTGGCCTGCCTTTGATTGGCCGTGTGGCTGCAGGTGAACCGATTCTCGCTCAGGAACATGTCGAAGCGCATTATCAGGTCGACCCGGCGATGTTCCGTCCACAAGCAGACTTTCTGCTGCGAGTGCACGGTGAGAGTATGAAAAATATCGGCATCATGGATGGCGATCTGCTGGCGGTACACAAAACGCAGGATGTACACAACGGTCAGGTTGTGGTTGCCCGCGTTGAAGACGATGTCACCGTAAAACGCCTGGAGCGTAAAGGCGCGAAAGTGCTGCTGCATGCGGAAAACGAAGAGTTTGCTCCGATCGAAGTCGACCTGAGTTGTCAGGAGTTGACCATCGAAGGCATCGCGGTTGGCATCATTCGTAATACCGACTGGATGTAA
- a CDS encoding class I SAM-dependent methyltransferase translates to MRSTRSPSARRYPIPANLMQPLWLRSRESLVDNGLVYDPIAATACQRCLLAPECLSGDIDQKQLLHVTLTQLCDQQVRSFLEAHPDGWIINVGAGLDTRFYRVDNGRCHWLELDITENLLWRQKLFHSSERYQHCCGSVTDLSWLDSLPVPEYAPILIVCEHALLDGDRAQVSRFIRALGLNFVNASACLVLAGDRTASRLGQKMGSGQYQHGFTHAGEAVLDCLPWARSVSTHSPLDRHCGRWKFWQRVLSKIGALKHRYTPVVVYARW, encoded by the coding sequence ATGCGCTCAACTCGTTCCCCCTCAGCAAGACGTTATCCGATACCTGCGAATTTGATGCAGCCGTTGTGGTTGCGTAGTCGCGAAAGCTTGGTTGATAACGGTTTGGTTTATGACCCGATTGCGGCGACCGCTTGTCAGCGTTGTCTTCTAGCGCCGGAATGCCTGTCTGGCGATATCGATCAAAAACAACTTCTGCACGTCACTCTGACCCAACTGTGTGATCAGCAGGTCCGCAGCTTCCTTGAAGCGCACCCGGACGGCTGGATTATCAATGTGGGCGCGGGGCTGGATACGCGTTTTTATCGCGTCGACAACGGCCGCTGTCACTGGTTGGAATTGGATATTACGGAAAACCTGTTGTGGCGTCAGAAGCTGTTTCACAGCAGTGAGCGTTACCAGCACTGCTGTGGTAGCGTGACCGATTTATCCTGGCTCGACAGCTTACCTGTTCCGGAGTACGCACCTATCCTGATTGTCTGCGAGCATGCACTGCTTGATGGTGACCGTGCGCAGGTGTCCCGTTTTATTCGTGCGTTAGGGTTAAACTTCGTCAATGCCAGTGCGTGTTTGGTGTTGGCGGGCGATCGCACAGCATCACGTCTGGGGCAGAAAATGGGATCGGGTCAGTATCAGCATGGTTTTACTCATGCGGGTGAAGCTGTGTTGGATTGTCTACCGTGGGCACGCTCAGTCAGCACTCACTCACCTCTGGATCGCCATTGCGGCCGCTGGAAATTCTGGCAGCGCGTGCTCAGTAAAATCGGTGCGCTCAAACATCGCTATACGCCCGTGGTGGTTTACGCCCGCTGGTAA
- the dinF gene encoding MATE family efflux transporter DinF — protein MHRQVLWLAIPMVLSNITIPLLGLVDAAVIGHLEHAWYLGGVALGSTVISVTFWLLGFLRMSTTGLTAQAFGADNSAGLARVWLQGMLMALGFAAVFLLLHRFIADGVFGFSSASAEVKLYAQQYFVIRAWSAPASLVNFVLLGWLLGTQNSRAPMWMVIITNVVNIVLDLLFVLGLGWKVQGVALASVIADYSGMGFGLWCVWRYWLQHQLPSPLALLRESTQGLSRFVRLNRDIFLRSLCLQAAFSFMTFQGAAFGDQTVAANAVLMSFLMMISYGMDGFAYAMEAMVGKAIGAKSETQLKAAMIGSAFWSVVICLLLTLAFGWYGSALIRLITDISAVQQTAQVYLPWLVAMPLTSMWCFLLDGIFIGATKGREMRNSMFVAACTFFVVFYGFAFWGNHALWLAMLSFMAMRGLSLGIVLLRQWRLGTFLA, from the coding sequence ATGCATCGGCAGGTGCTGTGGCTGGCCATTCCGATGGTGCTGTCGAACATCACCATACCGTTGTTGGGACTGGTCGATGCCGCAGTGATTGGTCACCTTGAACACGCTTGGTACCTGGGCGGGGTGGCGCTGGGTAGTACCGTCATCAGTGTGACGTTCTGGTTGCTGGGCTTTCTGCGCATGTCGACGACTGGACTGACTGCGCAGGCGTTTGGTGCCGATAACAGCGCCGGGCTGGCGCGCGTGTGGCTGCAAGGCATGCTGATGGCGCTTGGGTTTGCGGCGGTGTTTTTGCTGCTCCATCGCTTCATCGCCGATGGGGTGTTCGGTTTCAGTTCGGCCAGTGCCGAGGTGAAACTTTACGCGCAGCAATATTTTGTGATTCGTGCCTGGAGCGCGCCTGCTTCGCTGGTTAACTTTGTGCTGCTCGGCTGGCTGCTGGGGACACAAAACTCACGTGCGCCGATGTGGATGGTGATCATCACGAACGTGGTCAACATTGTTCTCGATTTGCTGTTTGTGCTTGGCCTCGGCTGGAAAGTGCAGGGTGTGGCGTTAGCCTCGGTGATCGCCGATTATTCGGGCATGGGGTTTGGTCTGTGGTGTGTGTGGCGTTATTGGCTGCAACATCAGTTGCCATCGCCGCTGGCCCTGCTGCGTGAATCCACTCAGGGGCTGAGTCGCTTTGTGCGTCTCAATCGCGATATCTTTCTGCGGTCACTGTGCCTGCAGGCGGCATTTAGTTTTATGACGTTTCAGGGCGCGGCGTTTGGTGATCAAACGGTGGCGGCCAATGCCGTGCTGATGAGTTTCCTGATGATGATTTCCTACGGCATGGACGGTTTCGCCTACGCGATGGAAGCCATGGTGGGCAAGGCGATTGGCGCGAAAAGTGAAACTCAGCTCAAAGCCGCGATGATTGGCAGTGCGTTCTGGAGTGTGGTCATCTGCTTGCTGTTAACGTTGGCGTTTGGCTGGTATGGATCGGCGCTGATCCGGCTGATCACTGATATCAGCGCGGTGCAGCAAACGGCGCAGGTTTATCTACCTTGGCTGGTGGCGATGCCGCTGACTTCTATGTGGTGCTTTTTGTTGGATGGCATTTTCATTGGCGCGACCAAGGGGCGCGAAATGCGTAACAGTATGTTCGTTGCTGCTTGCACCTTCTTTGTGGTGTTCTACGGCTTTGCTTTCTGGGGTAACCATGCCCTGTGGCTGGCGATGCTGAGCTTTATGGCAATGCGCGGTTTAAGTTTGGGTATTGTGTTGCTTCGTCAGTGGCGGCTGGGGACTTTTCTCGCCTGA
- the sthA gene encoding Si-specific NAD(P)(+) transhydrogenase, protein MAQNNHFDVIVIGSGPGGEGAAMGLSKAGLNVAIIEKESSVGGGCTHWGTIPSKALRHAVSRIIEFNSNPLFCKNNTSLHATFSTILGHAKTVIDKQTRLRQGFYDRNQCSLIFGTAQFVDANTVAVTKSDNTVDLYTADKFVIATGSRPYRPNDVDFNHARVYDSDSILNLKHDPRHIIIYGAGVIGCEYASIFRGLGVKTDLINTRDRLLAFLDNEISDALSYHFWNNGVIIRNDETYEKIEGTEDGVIVHLKSGKKMKADCLLYANGRTGNTDKLNLEVVGLSPDSRGQLTVNTNYQTEVDHIYAVGDVIGYPSLASAAYDQGRFTAQAIAKGNATNQLIADIPTGIYTIPEISSVGRTEQELTAAKVPYEVGRSSFKHLARAQISGKDVGSLKILFHRDTKEILGIHCFGERAAEIIHIGQAIMEQKGSANTIEYFVNTTFNYPTMAEAYRVAALNGLNRLF, encoded by the coding sequence ATGGCACAGAACAACCACTTTGACGTCATCGTAATCGGCAGCGGACCAGGCGGAGAAGGTGCCGCGATGGGGCTCAGCAAAGCGGGATTGAATGTCGCCATTATCGAGAAAGAGAGCAGCGTCGGTGGCGGTTGTACTCACTGGGGTACCATTCCGTCTAAGGCACTGCGCCATGCGGTCAGCCGTATCATCGAGTTCAACAGCAATCCGCTGTTTTGTAAGAACAACACCAGTCTGCATGCCACCTTCTCAACCATTCTCGGCCACGCCAAAACCGTCATCGACAAACAAACTCGCCTGCGTCAGGGGTTTTATGACCGCAACCAGTGCTCGCTGATTTTCGGCACCGCACAGTTTGTGGATGCCAACACCGTGGCGGTAACCAAAAGCGACAACACGGTCGATCTCTACACCGCTGATAAGTTTGTGATTGCCACCGGCTCTCGCCCTTACCGTCCGAATGATGTCGACTTCAACCACGCTCGCGTGTACGACAGCGACTCGATTCTTAATCTGAAACACGACCCGCGCCACATCATCATTTACGGAGCAGGCGTGATTGGCTGTGAGTACGCGTCGATTTTCCGTGGCCTGGGCGTGAAGACCGATCTGATCAATACCCGTGACCGCTTGCTGGCGTTTCTGGACAACGAAATCTCCGACGCGCTGTCGTACCATTTCTGGAACAACGGCGTGATCATCCGTAACGACGAAACCTACGAGAAAATTGAAGGCACGGAAGATGGCGTCATTGTGCACCTGAAATCCGGCAAGAAGATGAAAGCCGACTGCCTGCTGTATGCCAACGGCCGAACCGGTAACACCGATAAACTCAATCTGGAAGTGGTTGGCCTGTCACCGGATTCACGCGGTCAGCTCACCGTCAACACGAACTACCAGACCGAGGTTGACCACATTTACGCGGTCGGTGATGTGATTGGTTACCCAAGCCTTGCCAGCGCGGCGTACGATCAGGGCCGTTTTACCGCGCAAGCGATCGCCAAAGGCAACGCGACCAATCAACTGATTGCCGATATTCCAACCGGCATTTACACCATTCCGGAGATCAGCTCGGTTGGTCGTACCGAGCAGGAACTGACTGCGGCGAAAGTGCCGTACGAAGTGGGCCGCTCGTCGTTCAAACATCTGGCGCGCGCGCAGATCTCCGGAAAAGACGTCGGCAGCCTGAAAATCCTGTTCCATCGCGACACCAAAGAGATTCTCGGCATTCACTGTTTTGGTGAACGCGCGGCAGAAATCATTCACATCGGTCAGGCGATCATGGAACAGAAAGGTTCGGCCAATACCATCGAGTACTTCGTAAACACGACCTTCAACTACCCGACGATGGCTGAAGCGTACCGCGTGGCAGCGTTGAATGGTCTTAACCGCCTGTTCTGA
- the fabR gene encoding HTH-type transcriptional repressor FabR, with translation MKSTGIRAQQKEKTRRSLIDAAFSQLSADRSFSNLSLREVAREAGIAPTSFYRHFKDMDELGLTMVDEGGLLLRQLMRQARQRIVKEGSVIRTSIETFMEFIESSPNVFRLLLRERSGTSFEFRTAVAREIQHFSAELTEYLVNTGMNREEAITQAEASVTLVFSSGAEALDLDRRSREELAERLILQLRMIAKGAFWYRKERERNRLKGGID, from the coding sequence ATGAAATCTACGGGTATTCGTGCACAACAAAAAGAGAAAACGCGTCGTTCACTGATTGATGCCGCCTTCAGCCAATTAAGTGCTGATCGCAGTTTTTCTAATTTAAGCTTGCGGGAAGTGGCCCGTGAAGCGGGGATTGCCCCGACATCGTTCTATCGCCATTTCAAAGATATGGATGAGTTGGGTTTAACCATGGTGGATGAAGGTGGCTTGCTGCTGCGTCAATTGATGCGTCAGGCGCGCCAGCGCATCGTCAAAGAGGGCAGCGTGATTCGTACCTCGATCGAAACCTTCATGGAATTTATTGAGAGCAGCCCGAACGTGTTTCGTTTGCTGCTGCGTGAGCGCTCCGGTACTTCGTTTGAGTTTCGTACTGCAGTGGCGCGCGAGATTCAGCACTTCTCGGCTGAACTGACCGAATATCTGGTGAATACGGGTATGAACCGCGAAGAAGCAATAACGCAGGCGGAAGCCTCGGTTACACTGGTATTCAGCTCGGGAGCAGAAGCTCTGGATTTAGACAGACGTTCTCGCGAGGAACTGGCTGAACGTCTGATATTACAATTGCGAATGATTGCCAAAGGGGCTTTCTGGTATCGCAAAGAACGTGAACGTAATCGACTGAAAGGCGGGATAGATTAA
- a CDS encoding YijD family membrane protein produces the protein MSKESNKTNHGSERKTLVLALIAGMCGDALLSWMTMSEVSFSIFPLIALVLSVQALYQEYLRHPVSEDIPLVGLACFFVGAFGHNAFVKAQYPDSGSNFFAIVVALLLLVWIGRKLGYLGRAA, from the coding sequence ATGTCGAAGGAAAGCAATAAAACCAATCACGGTTCAGAACGTAAAACGCTGGTACTGGCATTGATTGCTGGTATGTGTGGCGACGCATTGTTGTCGTGGATGACGATGAGCGAAGTCTCTTTTTCTATTTTCCCTCTGATTGCGCTGGTGCTCTCGGTGCAGGCGCTGTATCAGGAATACCTGCGTCATCCGGTGTCAGAGGATATTCCTCTGGTCGGCTTAGCGTGTTTCTTTGTTGGCGCGTTTGGCCACAATGCGTTTGTGAAAGCGCAGTATCCGGATTCCGGCTCCAACTTCTTTGCGATTGTGGTCGCATTGCTGCTGCTGGTGTGGATTGGCCGCAAGCTGGGTTATCTCGGCCGCGCCGCCTGA
- a CDS encoding tyrosine-type recombinase/integrase, with product MTKRISTNATLQALKPQDKEYSIPDKKVEGLNIRVRPTGTMTWIFRFQVGKKHEKISMGRYIKIKPERGMTLDQARKEAGRYRSWLENGKNPKVELDIEKRAQDEAKTFDDAFISFDEKRLSKQLRGDQSRTIYNRDIKPVLGNIKLADLSIYDLNRVFDAKVDKDGKRMAGAIGVCHKIINQVINHALALNMLDTHPAPQLKAKDVGGGSKVTKRNLSFSELKILLTSMPSWRTDPSNIRLMQFLLGCGQRISAVLEMRWSELDFDEGIWLLPASSEERHTKSQDARKVPLSGYLLALLNEQRDSVPSKWKLVWPQLMVDRVQEPAAVRALIKRNLPSDFERFSPHDLRRTFISRCSEMGLDIVAIEKTVGHQLPGMLRVYNHHDYIDEQLKVLEAWGNKLQSLMEANVHPLPSAKMA from the coding sequence ATGACGAAACGAATCAGTACCAATGCAACGTTGCAAGCATTGAAGCCACAGGATAAGGAATACTCGATCCCCGATAAGAAGGTCGAAGGATTGAACATTCGAGTTCGTCCAACAGGCACAATGACTTGGATCTTTCGTTTTCAAGTAGGGAAGAAACACGAAAAAATCTCTATGGGTCGATACATTAAGATCAAACCAGAGCGCGGGATGACATTGGATCAGGCGCGAAAGGAAGCTGGCCGTTATCGAAGTTGGTTGGAGAATGGTAAGAACCCAAAGGTTGAACTAGATATAGAGAAACGAGCGCAAGATGAAGCGAAAACCTTTGATGATGCGTTTATTAGCTTTGATGAGAAACGGCTATCAAAACAGCTACGGGGTGACCAGTCGAGGACCATTTACAATCGAGATATCAAGCCAGTTCTCGGTAACATCAAATTGGCAGATTTAAGCATATATGACCTTAATAGGGTCTTTGATGCTAAGGTTGATAAAGACGGTAAGCGTATGGCGGGGGCCATTGGAGTTTGCCATAAAATCATCAACCAAGTGATTAACCATGCCCTAGCGCTAAATATGCTCGATACTCATCCTGCACCCCAACTGAAAGCAAAAGACGTTGGTGGCGGCTCTAAAGTCACAAAACGTAATTTAAGCTTTTCAGAGTTAAAGATTCTGTTAACGAGTATGCCGTCATGGCGTACAGATCCCTCGAACATCCGTTTAATGCAGTTCTTACTTGGTTGTGGACAGCGTATTAGTGCCGTACTGGAAATGCGTTGGAGTGAGTTAGATTTTGATGAGGGAATTTGGCTATTACCAGCCAGCTCAGAAGAGCGGCACACTAAAAGCCAAGACGCACGTAAAGTGCCTTTAAGTGGCTACTTGCTTGCACTTCTAAACGAGCAGCGTGACAGTGTGCCAAGTAAGTGGAAGTTGGTATGGCCCCAACTAATGGTCGATAGAGTGCAAGAACCTGCGGCTGTACGGGCATTGATCAAACGTAATCTACCTAGCGACTTTGAGCGCTTTTCACCTCATGACTTGCGTCGTACCTTTATCAGTCGTTGTAGTGAAATGGGGTTAGATATCGTAGCGATTGAAAAGACAGTCGGCCACCAGCTGCCAGGTATGCTCAGAGTCTATAACCATCATGATTATATCGATGAGCAGTTGAAGGTTCTGGAGGCATGGGGTAACAAGTTGCAATCGCTAATGGAAGCGAACGTCCACCCGTTACCCTCTGCTAAGATGGCCTAA